One segment of Pseudomonas sp. FP2196 DNA contains the following:
- a CDS encoding MacB family efflux pump subunit, giving the protein MQTPLIDLQDIRKSYGGGDAPEVHVLRGIDLSIHTGEFVAIVGASGSGKSTLMNILGCLDRPTSGEYRFAGENVAGLDSDELAWLRREAFGFVFQGYHLIPSGSAQENVEMPAIYAGTPAAERHARAAALLDRLGLASRTGNRPHQLSGGQQQRVSIARALMNGGHIILADEPTGALDSHSGKEVMALLDELASQGHVVILITHDREVAARAKRIIEIRDGLIISDSAKDNPDAQTTANPDALQAVDLRKRLAEGAEATGAWKGELVDALHAAWRVMWINRFRTALTLLGIIIGVASVVVMLAVGEGSKRQVMAQMGAFGSNIIYLSGSAPNPRTPPGVITLDDVRALASLPQVQRIMPVNGAEAGVRYGNIDHMSYVGGNDTNFPAIFNWPVVQGSYFTDADEQNAAAVAVIGHKVRSKLLKDVINPIGHYILIENVPFQVVGVLAEKGASSGDSDSDDRIAVPYSAASVRLFGTRDPEYVAIAAADARKVKEAEQAIEQLMLRLHNGKKDFELTNNAAMIQAEARTQNTLSLMLGSIAAISLLVGGIGVMNIMLMTVRERTREIGIRMATGARQRDILRQFLTEAVMLSVVGGIAGIALALIVGGVLVLSEVAVAFSLMAVLGAFGCALVTGVVFGFMPARKAARLDPVTALTSE; this is encoded by the coding sequence ATGCAGACGCCCCTGATCGACCTGCAGGACATCCGCAAATCCTACGGCGGTGGCGACGCCCCTGAAGTTCACGTCTTGCGTGGCATCGACCTGTCGATCCATACCGGCGAGTTCGTCGCGATCGTCGGCGCTTCCGGCTCCGGCAAGTCAACCTTGATGAACATTCTCGGCTGCCTGGATCGGCCGACGTCCGGCGAATACCGCTTCGCCGGGGAAAACGTCGCCGGCCTGGACAGCGACGAACTGGCCTGGCTACGCCGCGAAGCGTTCGGTTTTGTGTTCCAGGGTTATCACCTGATCCCGTCCGGCTCGGCCCAGGAAAACGTCGAGATGCCGGCCATCTATGCTGGCACGCCGGCGGCCGAACGTCATGCCCGCGCGGCCGCCCTGCTCGACCGACTCGGCCTGGCCTCGCGCACCGGCAACCGTCCGCATCAGCTTTCCGGCGGCCAACAACAGCGGGTATCGATTGCCCGCGCCTTGATGAACGGCGGCCACATCATTCTTGCCGACGAACCCACCGGTGCCCTCGACAGCCACAGCGGCAAAGAGGTCATGGCGTTGCTCGACGAATTGGCGAGCCAGGGCCATGTGGTGATCCTCATCACCCACGATCGCGAAGTGGCGGCCCGGGCCAAGCGCATCATCGAAATCCGCGACGGCCTGATCATCAGCGACAGCGCCAAAGACAATCCCGACGCACAAACCACTGCCAACCCGGACGCCTTGCAAGCGGTGGATCTGCGCAAGCGTCTGGCCGAGGGCGCCGAGGCGACCGGTGCCTGGAAAGGCGAACTGGTGGACGCGTTGCACGCGGCGTGGCGGGTGATGTGGATCAACCGCTTCCGCACCGCGCTGACCTTGCTCGGGATCATCATCGGCGTGGCGTCGGTGGTGGTGATGCTGGCGGTCGGCGAAGGCAGCAAGCGCCAGGTCATGGCGCAAATGGGCGCGTTCGGCTCCAACATCATCTACCTGAGCGGTTCGGCACCCAACCCACGCACGCCGCCGGGCGTCATCACTCTGGACGATGTCCGTGCCTTGGCGAGCCTGCCGCAAGTGCAGCGGATCATGCCGGTCAACGGCGCCGAGGCCGGGGTGCGTTACGGCAATATCGACCATATGAGTTATGTCGGCGGTAACGACACAAACTTCCCGGCGATCTTCAACTGGCCGGTGGTGCAAGGCAGTTATTTCACCGACGCCGATGAACAGAATGCCGCAGCCGTTGCGGTGATCGGCCACAAGGTGCGCAGCAAATTGCTCAAGGATGTGATCAACCCGATCGGCCATTACATCCTGATCGAGAACGTGCCGTTTCAGGTGGTCGGCGTACTGGCGGAAAAAGGCGCCAGCTCCGGCGACTCCGACAGCGATGATCGAATTGCCGTGCCCTACTCGGCAGCCAGCGTGCGACTGTTCGGCACCCGCGATCCGGAATACGTGGCCATCGCCGCCGCCGACGCACGCAAGGTCAAGGAAGCCGAACAGGCCATCGAACAACTGATGCTGCGCCTGCACAATGGCAAAAAGGATTTCGAACTGACCAACAACGCGGCGATGATCCAGGCCGAGGCACGCACGCAAAACACCCTGTCGCTGATGCTCGGTTCGATTGCCGCGATCTCGCTGCTGGTGGGCGGTATCGGCGTGATGAACATCATGCTCATGACCGTGCGCGAACGCACCCGCGAGATCGGTATCCGCATGGCCACAGGTGCCCGACAACGGGACATCCTGCGCCAGTTCCTCACCGAGGCCGTGATGCTCTCGGTGGTCGGCGGCATTGCCGGGATCGCGTTGGCGCTGATCGTCGGTGGCGTGCTGGTGCTCAGTGAAGTC